The following coding sequences are from one Bacteroidales bacterium WCE2008 window:
- a CDS encoding Murein DD-endopeptidase MepM and murein hydrolase activator NlpD, contain LysM domain, with protein MKKSLLFSFLAVIIVWISVPSCWNRGKAPVGDAAAEMNDTVYPLGFCTDSFDIEEGKLKSGEIFSGLMARLGLGTSEAYELTKAVDSTFDVRKLRAGNTWQAYYDPDSTGRGQLRYLVYNMDRVNMTVFRCTRPYEAWKVSKPIEIQRRYLDVTIKSSLWNDMTASGNSPLLIVTLSDIYAWTVDFFGLQKGDRFRAIYEQKVCEGDIIAIEGVDYAVFNRDDKELLAIRYDTGDGGNVYWNEKGESMKKAFLKAPLKFTRISSGFSYHRKHPVHGTVRPHTGVDYAAPTGTPVMSIGDGTVISKGWGGGGGNTVKIRHNSVYTTAYLHLSRYANIKVGDRVSQGQVIGYVGMTGTATGPHLDFRVWKNGSPINPLKMESPSAEPLAEEFRPALDSTLALRRQELDSLSRTQLSY; from the coding sequence ATGAAAAAGAGTCTGCTGTTTTCATTTTTAGCTGTAATAATCGTTTGGATATCAGTACCGTCGTGCTGGAATAGGGGAAAAGCTCCCGTCGGGGATGCCGCTGCCGAAATGAATGATACCGTCTATCCTCTCGGATTCTGCACCGACTCCTTCGATATCGAAGAAGGAAAGCTGAAGAGTGGGGAGATCTTTTCCGGCCTTATGGCAAGACTCGGACTCGGCACTTCGGAGGCCTACGAACTTACAAAAGCCGTCGATTCTACTTTCGACGTGCGGAAACTCCGCGCAGGAAACACCTGGCAGGCCTACTATGACCCCGATTCGACAGGAAGAGGCCAGCTCAGATATCTTGTCTACAACATGGACAGGGTCAACATGACCGTATTCCGTTGTACCAGACCATACGAAGCCTGGAAAGTCTCCAAACCCATCGAAATCCAGCGCCGCTATCTCGACGTGACGATCAAATCCTCTTTATGGAACGACATGACGGCATCCGGAAACTCGCCGCTGCTGATCGTCACTCTCTCCGATATCTATGCATGGACAGTCGATTTCTTCGGCCTTCAGAAAGGTGACCGTTTCAGGGCTATCTATGAGCAGAAAGTATGCGAGGGCGATATCATCGCCATTGAAGGGGTGGATTATGCGGTGTTCAACAGAGATGACAAAGAATTGCTAGCTATCCGGTACGATACCGGAGATGGCGGGAACGTATACTGGAACGAGAAAGGCGAAAGCATGAAAAAAGCCTTTCTCAAGGCTCCTCTGAAGTTCACCAGAATAAGTTCAGGCTTCTCCTATCATAGAAAACATCCTGTGCACGGTACGGTCAGGCCCCATACCGGAGTCGATTACGCAGCTCCGACAGGAACCCCTGTGATGAGCATCGGAGACGGAACTGTCATCAGCAAAGGCTGGGGCGGCGGAGGAGGAAATACCGTCAAGATCCGCCACAATTCAGTATATACCACGGCTTATCTTCATCTTTCAAGATATGCGAATATCAAGGTAGGGGACAGGGTTTCCCAGGGACAGGTAATCGGCTATGTCGGCATGACAGGAACCGCTACCGGCCCTCATCTGGATTTCAGGGTATGGAAGAACGGGTCTCCGATAAACCCGCTGAAGATGGAATCGCCTTCGGCTGAACCGCTCGCGGAAGAGTTCCGTCCAGCGCTTGACTCGACGCTCGCTCTGAGACGCCAGGAACTCGATTCGCTTTCTAGAACTCAGCTTTCATACTGA
- a CDS encoding transporter, SSS family codes for MSPISIIITILSYFAAMLAVSWLSSRGSDNSSYFRGGRKTSWYIVAIAMIGSCMSGVTFVSVPGMVGASGFGYMQMCLGFIAGYLVIAYVLVPLFYRLNVVSIYQYLEERFGLSSYKTGAWFFFISKMLGASVRLFLVCISLQLFVFDPMGLPFALNVLISVGIVVLYTFRGGVRSVIWTDNLKTFCMVLAVVLSIVFIARNLGLDGRGLIAAIRDSDMSRIWHFDDMNHPQFFWKQFFGGLFTVVAMTGLDQDMMQRTLSCKNYRESQKNLVTATLMQTVVIFLFLCLGVLLYMYAASEGIAETGDRLFPAVATGAGLPAIVGVMFIIGLVSSAYGAGGSALTSLTTSFTVDIIGTAGKSESQVASTRKRVHLLMAAGMAVTILVFNLLNNTSAIDAVYRLASYTYGPILGMFAFGILTKKKIQDRFVPLVAVISPVLCLILQLNSERWFGGYKFSYELLVLNALFTFIGLCCLARSSR; via the coding sequence ATGAGCCCGATATCGATAATCATCACAATACTCTCCTATTTCGCCGCGATGCTGGCAGTCTCTTGGCTCTCGTCACGCGGCAGTGACAACAGTTCCTACTTCAGAGGAGGCCGCAAGACCAGCTGGTACATAGTCGCAATCGCCATGATCGGCTCATGCATGTCAGGAGTCACTTTTGTATCCGTACCAGGTATGGTCGGAGCCAGCGGCTTCGGCTACATGCAGATGTGCCTTGGATTCATCGCCGGCTATCTCGTGATAGCCTACGTACTGGTGCCTCTTTTCTACAGGCTTAACGTAGTCTCGATCTACCAATACCTCGAAGAACGGTTCGGACTCTCTTCATACAAGACAGGAGCCTGGTTCTTCTTCATTTCCAAGATGCTCGGGGCATCTGTAAGACTGTTCCTCGTATGCATCTCCCTGCAACTTTTTGTCTTCGACCCGATGGGGCTGCCATTCGCGCTGAATGTACTGATTTCAGTCGGAATCGTGGTACTGTACACTTTCAGGGGCGGTGTCAGGTCGGTAATATGGACAGACAACCTGAAGACCTTCTGCATGGTGCTGGCCGTAGTGCTGAGCATAGTCTTCATCGCACGCAACCTGGGGCTGGACGGCCGCGGCCTGATAGCCGCAATCCGCGACAGCGACATGAGCCGGATCTGGCATTTCGATGACATGAACCATCCACAGTTCTTCTGGAAGCAGTTCTTCGGAGGTCTGTTCACAGTCGTTGCGATGACCGGGCTCGACCAGGACATGATGCAGAGAACCCTAAGCTGCAAGAACTATCGGGAAAGCCAGAAGAATCTGGTGACGGCGACGCTGATGCAGACTGTAGTGATCTTCTTGTTCCTCTGTCTCGGCGTGCTTCTGTACATGTATGCGGCGTCTGAGGGAATCGCCGAGACAGGAGACCGTCTCTTCCCTGCCGTAGCGACCGGAGCAGGACTGCCGGCGATTGTCGGTGTCATGTTCATAATCGGACTTGTCTCCAGCGCCTACGGAGCCGGCGGGTCGGCATTGACCTCGCTGACGACTTCGTTCACGGTCGATATCATCGGGACTGCCGGCAAGAGCGAATCCCAGGTAGCATCGACCAGAAAGAGAGTGCATTTGCTCATGGCGGCCGGAATGGCTGTCACGATACTTGTATTCAACCTGCTCAACAACACAAGCGCCATCGACGCGGTCTACAGGCTGGCTAGCTATACATATGGCCCGATACTGGGAATGTTCGCCTTCGGGATACTTACAAAAAAGAAAATACAGGATCGTTTCGTGCCTCTTGTGGCAGTCATCTCTCCTGTACTTTGTCTTATATTGCAGCTTAATTCCGAAAGGTGGTTCGGCGGCTACAAGTTCAGCTATGAGCTTCTTGTACTGAACGCCTTGTTCACCTTCATAGGACTTTGCTGTCTTGCTAGATCTTCACGATAA
- a CDS encoding Putative binding domain-containing protein, N-terminal, translating to MSINCIMNRKLLLAAAALALTVVISSCNKEKETFVNVTPAAPVLTADEQDITLNVETNAPSWSAKFKHGNWVKIAYKGEESIIIKMEPNVGLADRTDTLFITAKDVTHAVPVMQQSLLSILSTSGITLKGTDETSFNITSKNAWTIETPEWLRVNPNAGIGPATVKVSALSEYEDVDNRSGNMKITFNGKYYNLHVVQPKKDVIYVSGGGKINVDAFKAEITVGTRTNVDYTVEIDEACKSWISRKSAVQTKALREFEETFDISANDTFEERKGKIVFKYGDAISQSVTVIQKGKDPILKETAPGLYTSSGNTVYEPGKCQLSRSYKSNSNSVSFRILYPESVKAIEFTGLTKDVKVGDMLNLTVQEVSESGTKTYIYETVVLQVENSLVWLKCGTRGFIVKI from the coding sequence ATGTCAATTAATTGCATCATGAATAGAAAATTACTTCTGGCTGCGGCAGCACTGGCTCTTACGGTCGTTATTTCCTCCTGCAACAAAGAGAAGGAAACTTTCGTTAACGTAACTCCTGCTGCTCCCGTGTTAACGGCAGACGAACAGGATATAACCCTCAATGTCGAAACCAATGCCCCGTCTTGGAGCGCAAAATTCAAACATGGCAACTGGGTTAAGATAGCATACAAAGGCGAAGAGTCTATTATAATCAAAATGGAGCCGAACGTCGGCCTGGCAGACAGGACGGACACCCTCTTCATTACGGCAAAGGATGTGACCCATGCCGTACCTGTAATGCAACAGTCTCTATTGTCGATTCTCAGTACCAGTGGAATTACTCTTAAAGGTACCGATGAAACCAGTTTCAATATCACCTCGAAGAATGCCTGGACGATTGAGACGCCAGAATGGCTGCGTGTCAATCCGAATGCCGGAATCGGCCCTGCGACCGTCAAGGTCAGCGCCTTGTCCGAGTATGAGGATGTAGATAACCGCTCCGGGAATATGAAGATTACTTTCAATGGCAAGTATTACAATTTGCATGTCGTACAGCCTAAGAAGGATGTGATCTATGTCTCCGGCGGGGGAAAAATCAATGTCGATGCGTTCAAGGCCGAGATTACAGTAGGTACAAGGACCAACGTGGACTATACTGTCGAAATCGACGAGGCATGCAAATCCTGGATATCACGGAAATCCGCTGTGCAGACCAAAGCTCTCCGCGAGTTCGAAGAGACCTTTGATATCTCTGCCAATGATACTTTCGAGGAACGTAAAGGAAAGATCGTCTTCAAGTACGGGGATGCCATTTCCCAGTCTGTGACTGTAATCCAGAAAGGAAAGGATCCTATTCTCAAGGAGACCGCCCCGGGACTTTATACTTCTTCCGGAAATACTGTTTATGAACCGGGCAAATGCCAGCTCAGCCGTTCTTACAAGTCGAATTCCAATTCCGTAAGCTTCAGGATTCTCTATCCGGAGAGTGTGAAAGCTATAGAATTCACCGGACTGACAAAGGACGTCAAGGTTGGAGACATGTTAAATCTTACAGTCCAGGAGGTTTCCGAAAGCGGTACCAAAACGTATATATATGAAACTGTAGTTCTTCAGGTGGAGAACAGCCTCGTATGGCTCAAGTGCGGAACCAGAGGCTTTATCGTGAAGATCTAG
- a CDS encoding M6 family metalloprotease domain-containing protein, translating to MKKFSFLFLSLALFGQIASAIPADPRPFKYTQPDGTVITLRLMGDEFDHWTVDENTGNEVVLDGDGYYRPVSGVYRSARLAPAQVNSLRSRAAEFRNYNAHRDLTHGERKIPVILMQFSDLEFTLDNPVQQFTDLLNKKGYSANGGTGSVQDYYRDNSHGAFIPVFDVLPVVTLSKSYKYYGQDGYDTDVHVGEAIVEAIQLSDPLADFSQYDSDGDGYVDMLMVYYAGHNQAEHAPDYTIWPHQSGVATDEEFDGVCFGTYFCTSEYKGSAGTRMCGIGTSSHEFGHSLGLPDFYDTDYGKNGSAHAMDEFSIMSSGSYNNEGRTPPYFTSEERKILGWMDEQIEIYGSGQLTIESIDNNVAYYTTTDVEGEYFVYEARLNNGWDKALSEHGLLVYHVDKSTAHSVAGMACKYHWQYRNDLNANGSHPMCYVIPAESQSDLDYYGYDWLFGNIEKTYVPKSWSGDDSRYTFYDIAINSDNVSMTVVDLVHENQDEGLAKLGYNSIADPGKGNYSAGDKFELKLNASRRYLPSSTKWYLDGKRVTGETISLVSGQHTIKAELTISSTTSEVVELEINVN from the coding sequence ATGAAAAAGTTTTCATTTTTGTTTTTAAGTTTGGCCCTTTTCGGGCAGATAGCATCGGCTATTCCTGCCGACCCGAGGCCATTCAAGTACACCCAGCCTGACGGCACTGTAATAACGTTGCGCCTGATGGGTGACGAATTCGACCACTGGACTGTGGATGAGAATACCGGTAATGAAGTCGTTCTTGACGGAGACGGTTATTACAGACCGGTCTCAGGAGTATACAGAAGTGCAAGGCTTGCCCCTGCCCAGGTGAATAGTCTCAGAAGCCGTGCAGCCGAGTTCCGCAACTACAATGCCCATAGAGACCTTACTCATGGAGAAAGGAAAATTCCTGTGATTCTGATGCAGTTCTCCGACCTCGAATTCACTCTGGATAATCCTGTCCAGCAATTTACCGATCTTCTCAACAAGAAAGGATATTCGGCCAACGGAGGAACAGGCTCCGTACAGGATTACTATAGAGATAATTCGCATGGGGCATTCATACCTGTGTTTGATGTGCTTCCGGTCGTCACCCTGTCCAAAAGCTATAAATACTATGGCCAGGACGGATACGATACCGACGTCCATGTCGGCGAAGCGATAGTGGAGGCGATCCAGCTTTCAGATCCCCTTGCGGATTTCAGCCAGTATGATTCCGACGGTGACGGATATGTCGATATGCTGATGGTATATTATGCTGGCCACAATCAGGCTGAACATGCTCCTGATTATACAATATGGCCGCACCAGTCCGGAGTTGCGACTGATGAGGAATTTGACGGAGTATGTTTCGGTACATACTTCTGTACTTCAGAATATAAGGGATCTGCCGGCACAAGGATGTGCGGAATAGGTACTTCATCTCATGAGTTCGGCCATTCGCTCGGACTTCCGGATTTCTATGACACGGACTATGGTAAAAACGGCTCCGCTCATGCCATGGATGAATTTTCGATCATGAGCAGCGGATCATATAACAATGAGGGACGTACTCCTCCTTATTTCACGTCAGAGGAAAGGAAAATCCTCGGTTGGATGGATGAACAGATCGAGATATATGGAAGCGGTCAGCTTACCATCGAATCCATAGACAATAATGTGGCATATTATACTACTACTGACGTTGAGGGTGAGTATTTCGTCTATGAGGCCAGGTTGAATAATGGCTGGGACAAGGCGCTTTCCGAGCATGGCCTTCTTGTCTATCATGTAGACAAATCGACGGCGCATTCTGTCGCCGGGATGGCCTGCAAATACCATTGGCAATACCGCAATGACCTGAATGCTAATGGAAGCCATCCTATGTGCTATGTAATTCCGGCCGAATCACAGTCAGATCTTGATTATTACGGATACGACTGGCTCTTCGGAAATATAGAAAAGACTTACGTGCCGAAGTCATGGAGCGGCGACGATTCCCGTTACACTTTCTATGATATCGCCATCAATAGCGACAATGTCAGCATGACTGTAGTCGACCTTGTCCATGAAAATCAGGATGAAGGCCTTGCAAAGCTCGGCTATAACTCTATCGCCGATCCTGGAAAGGGCAATTATTCCGCCGGGGACAAATTCGAACTTAAGTTAAATGCCTCCCGCAGGTATTTGCCTAGTTCCACCAAATGGTATCTGGACGGTAAAAGGGTGACGGGAGAAACTATTTCTCTTGTTTCCGGGCAGCATACTATCAAAGCTGAACTGACGATTTCTTCCACCACAAGCGAAGTCGTCGAATTAGAAATCAATGTCAATTAA
- a CDS encoding beta-galactosidase has protein sequence MLITRTIASVLALSMAWALDAKSPVVNDWENPQVFEINKEPGHSTYVPYASVGEMKADPAYKKAWIRTESSRVRLLNGIWKFNWVRQPSERPVDFYKPGYDVSLWDDIEVPSNWEMHGYGTPIYTNVTYPFAPEPPFIRSAPGFTLEQEPNAVGSYRKDFTIPEDWNGKQIFIHFDGVYSAFYLWINGSKVGYSQDSCTDAEFDITKYVRKGTNTLAVEVYRWCDGSYLEDQDMFRLSGIHRDVYLFATPKVRLRDVYLTSAVSGDLSEATMNVRAKVHNYGGRTDGSRLMVTLTDDHDGVVSKVELPVGAVAAGGEAVIEGSIAVADPRLWSAEIPELYSVDFELVDAEGKTLEATTQRYGFRKIEVRDRKVYINNSLVYFKGVNRHETHPEFGKAIPVESMIEDILLFKKNNINTVRTSHYPNDPKIYALFDYYGIYVMDEANLECHGLWSISGNPLWEPAYVMRQIRMVERDKNHPGVIFWSMGNECGRKEATNFKACYKAIKALDDRLVHYEGSSDPADVYSRMYPSIQDCESLDKNSDPRPFFICENTHAMGNAIGNLKEYWDLIESSGRMIGSCVWDWVDQGLNMPGEPEDSYYFGGSFGDHPNDFNFCCNGIVTPDRDETPKLAQVKKVHQFISFSDASCDYVTVTNKYAFLDLDNFVLDYSVLKDGSAVKSGSVALPSCKPGNSVKVAIPFSAEIGSDGEYFLDLYARLKDSSIWAEKGHVVAAEQFAFGPYVAPAASDNVVSMHFKVIEDNRNLLYLRSPKVVLVFDGSTGRLAQLQYEGVNVFSGRDGFSFNYYRSIDNDRREYVEPVSRFVGFSHRQLESGLYEVTASYVDSVGKISLPYTVTYLADAESGAVRVKADFSVGKDYSLPRVGLKALISSRFGNVTWYGRGPMENYPDRKDCAFVGVYSLSVDEMAEKYVRAQSMGERCDVRWLSMTDNDDFGVRISTKGNLFHFSAQHYTDQDLWNVVYGHELPAIRKEETVLCLDAAMRGLGNASCGQGPLPEYEIARGCTWTLDFEITPILPLSF, from the coding sequence ATGCTAATCACCAGGACTATTGCGTCTGTACTCGCGCTTTCTATGGCGTGGGCGCTGGATGCCAAGTCTCCCGTCGTGAACGACTGGGAGAACCCTCAAGTATTCGAAATCAATAAGGAACCGGGGCACTCTACTTATGTCCCTTATGCTTCCGTCGGGGAAATGAAGGCCGATCCGGCGTATAAGAAGGCCTGGATCAGGACGGAAAGTTCCAGAGTCCGGCTTCTGAACGGAATATGGAAGTTCAACTGGGTGCGCCAGCCGTCGGAACGTCCGGTGGATTTCTATAAGCCCGGATATGATGTCTCCCTGTGGGACGATATCGAGGTTCCTTCCAACTGGGAGATGCATGGATATGGTACTCCGATATATACAAACGTGACTTATCCTTTCGCTCCGGAACCTCCGTTCATCCGGTCGGCGCCCGGGTTTACTTTGGAACAGGAGCCTAATGCGGTAGGTTCATACCGCAAGGATTTCACTATCCCTGAGGACTGGAACGGAAAGCAGATTTTTATCCATTTCGACGGCGTCTACAGCGCTTTCTATCTCTGGATCAACGGAAGCAAGGTCGGTTACAGCCAGGATTCCTGCACCGATGCCGAGTTCGATATAACAAAATATGTCCGGAAGGGGACAAATACTCTTGCGGTCGAGGTCTATCGCTGGTGCGACGGTTCTTATCTCGAGGATCAGGATATGTTCCGTCTCAGCGGAATCCACCGCGATGTCTATCTTTTCGCGACTCCAAAGGTCCGTCTGAGGGATGTCTACCTGACAAGCGCGGTTTCTGGCGACCTCTCGGAGGCGACGATGAATGTCCGTGCCAAGGTCCATAACTATGGAGGCCGGACTGATGGTTCCAGGCTCATGGTTACGCTGACCGATGATCATGATGGCGTCGTCTCTAAAGTCGAGCTGCCGGTCGGGGCTGTCGCCGCGGGCGGAGAGGCCGTCATCGAAGGAAGTATTGCCGTCGCTGACCCGAGGCTGTGGTCGGCGGAGATCCCGGAGCTGTACAGTGTCGATTTCGAGCTGGTTGATGCGGAGGGGAAGACTCTCGAGGCTACTACCCAGCGTTATGGTTTCAGGAAGATAGAGGTCCGGGACCGTAAGGTGTATATAAACAATAGTCTGGTCTATTTCAAAGGTGTCAATCGTCACGAGACTCATCCTGAGTTCGGAAAGGCCATCCCGGTCGAGTCTATGATAGAGGACATACTGCTTTTCAAGAAGAATAATATCAATACGGTCCGTACCAGTCATTATCCGAACGATCCTAAGATATATGCCCTTTTCGATTATTATGGAATCTATGTGATGGATGAGGCTAATCTGGAGTGCCATGGATTGTGGTCTATCTCCGGTAATCCTCTCTGGGAGCCTGCTTATGTGATGCGTCAGATTCGTATGGTCGAGAGAGACAAGAACCATCCGGGCGTCATTTTCTGGTCTATGGGTAATGAGTGCGGCCGCAAGGAAGCGACCAATTTCAAGGCTTGCTATAAGGCTATAAAGGCTTTGGATGACCGTCTTGTGCATTATGAGGGCTCCAGCGATCCGGCAGATGTCTATTCCCGTATGTATCCGTCCATCCAGGATTGCGAGTCTCTTGACAAGAACAGCGATCCGCGTCCTTTCTTTATCTGCGAGAATACCCATGCTATGGGTAATGCGATCGGCAATCTCAAGGAGTATTGGGATCTTATCGAGAGTTCCGGAAGGATGATCGGGTCATGTGTATGGGACTGGGTAGACCAGGGGCTTAATATGCCCGGGGAGCCTGAGGATAGTTATTATTTCGGCGGTTCTTTCGGGGACCATCCGAATGATTTCAATTTCTGCTGCAATGGCATTGTGACTCCGGACAGGGACGAGACTCCTAAGCTTGCCCAGGTCAAGAAGGTGCATCAGTTCATTTCTTTCTCTGATGCTTCTTGCGATTATGTCACGGTTACCAATAAGTATGCTTTCCTGGATCTAGACAACTTCGTCCTGGATTATTCTGTCCTCAAGGATGGAAGTGCCGTCAAGTCCGGCAGCGTTGCCTTGCCTTCATGCAAGCCGGGAAATAGCGTAAAGGTCGCCATTCCTTTTTCTGCAGAGATTGGCTCTGATGGAGAGTATTTCCTTGATCTGTATGCCCGGCTGAAGGATTCTTCCATCTGGGCTGAGAAGGGGCATGTGGTTGCGGCGGAACAGTTTGCTTTCGGGCCGTATGTGGCTCCGGCTGCTTCTGATAATGTCGTTTCGATGCATTTCAAAGTAATTGAGGATAACCGTAATCTGCTTTATCTGCGTTCTCCTAAGGTCGTGCTTGTGTTTGACGGAAGTACCGGCAGGCTTGCCCAGCTGCAGTACGAGGGCGTAAATGTATTCTCAGGCCGGGATGGTTTCAGTTTCAATTATTACCGGTCGATTGACAATGACCGCAGGGAGTATGTGGAGCCTGTGTCTCGCTTTGTCGGTTTTTCTCATAGGCAGCTCGAGTCCGGACTTTATGAGGTCACGGCGTCTTACGTCGATTCTGTCGGCAAGATTTCCTTGCCTTACACTGTGACTTATCTTGCCGATGCCGAGTCTGGCGCGGTGCGTGTGAAGGCTGATTTCTCGGTGGGGAAGGATTATTCTCTCCCGCGTGTGGGACTGAAGGCTTTGATCAGTTCCCGTTTCGGAAATGTCACCTGGTATGGCCGCGGACCTATGGAGAATTATCCTGACCGTAAGGATTGCGCGTTTGTCGGAGTGTATAGTCTTTCTGTCGATGAGATGGCAGAGAAATATGTCAGGGCGCAGTCGATGGGCGAGAGGTGTGACGTGCGTTGGCTGTCGATGACGGATAACGATGATTTTGGTGTGCGTATTTCGACTAAGGGGAATCTTTTCCATTTCAGTGCTCAGCATTATACTGACCAGGATCTCTGGAATGTTGTATATGGTCATGAGCTTCCGGCGATCCGGAAGGAGGAGACTGTATTGTGTCTGGATGCTGCCATGCGCGGACTGGGCAATGCCAGCTGCGGTCAGGGGCCTCTTCCTGAGTACGAAATCGCTCGTGGTTGCACTTGGACCCTCGACTTCGAAATCACCCCGATCCTCCCGCTCTCCTTCTGA
- a CDS encoding tRNA-Thr(GGU) m(6)t(6)A37 methyltransferase TsaA has product MEIRPIADFHSPFGTKFGIPRQSGIIPELEGKIVFRPEYRNAEALRGLEEFDYLWLIWEFSANRGDSGTWSPTVRPPRLGGNARIGVFASRSPFRPNGLGLSAARILRIEKDGPEGPVIHVSGADLMDGTPIYDIKPYVTYADSRPDARSGFVDANSWSTLEVIIPAGIAAKLPEKARKMISGVLAQDPRPQYHDDPEKIYGMEFDGMDVRFRVHDGIAEVTEIIKK; this is encoded by the coding sequence ATGGAGATAAGACCGATAGCAGATTTTCATTCCCCATTCGGGACAAAGTTCGGAATACCACGCCAGAGCGGCATAATACCGGAACTTGAAGGAAAAATCGTCTTCAGACCGGAATACCGTAACGCCGAAGCCCTCAGAGGCCTCGAAGAATTCGATTATCTCTGGCTGATCTGGGAATTCTCCGCCAACAGAGGAGACTCGGGGACATGGAGCCCGACAGTCCGCCCGCCAAGGCTGGGCGGCAACGCCCGGATCGGAGTCTTCGCCTCCCGCTCCCCCTTCAGGCCCAACGGCCTGGGCCTGTCCGCCGCCAGGATCCTCCGCATAGAGAAAGACGGGCCCGAAGGTCCGGTAATCCATGTAAGCGGCGCCGACCTGATGGACGGGACTCCTATCTATGACATCAAGCCGTATGTCACCTACGCCGACAGCAGACCGGACGCCCGCAGCGGCTTCGTCGATGCGAACTCATGGTCCACGCTGGAGGTCATCATCCCTGCCGGAATCGCCGCAAAACTCCCGGAAAAGGCCAGGAAGATGATTTCCGGTGTCCTGGCCCAGGACCCGAGACCGCAGTACCACGATGACCCGGAAAAGATCTACGGAATGGAATTCGACGGCATGGACGTGCGTTTCAGAGTCCATGACGGAATCGCAGAAGTAACAGAAATAATAAAGAAATGA
- a CDS encoding LSU ribosomal protein L31P produces the protein MKKGIHPETYRLVAFKDMSNDTVFITRSCATTKETLEVDGVEYPVVKVEISSTSHPFYTGKVKLVDTAGRVDKFYQRYKSRQK, from the coding sequence ATGAAAAAAGGAATTCATCCCGAAACCTACCGCCTTGTAGCTTTCAAGGATATGTCCAACGACACAGTATTCATCACCCGCTCCTGCGCTACCACAAAGGAGACTCTCGAAGTTGACGGCGTTGAGTACCCAGTAGTAAAGGTCGAGATCTCTAGCACCTCTCACCCATTCTATACCGGTAAAGTCAAACTCGTCGACACTGCCGGCCGCGTGGACAAATTCTACCAGAGATACAAGAGCCGTCAGAAGTAA